The nucleotide sequence ACTTAGGAATCGTGCTTTTTCGCTGATGTGAAAAAGTAAATTTTTAGAGATAGGTATTATATCCTACTTCAGAGGAGGGTCTGCTTTGCAGCCAAGCGATATGGGAACGATCATTGCTTTGATCTATCGGTACAGCCAGAGTTACTTTAACGAAAAGTTGAAGAAGTATGGTCTGGGCAACGGACAGTATGTGTTCTTGCTGCACCTTCTCGACCATGAGGGGATCAATCAGGAAACCTTGGCGCACATGGTGAAGATCGACAAGACGACAGCGGCGCGTGCCGTGGCGAGACTCGTCCATGCCGGCTACGTGAGCCGCACGGTCAGTGACAAGGATCGCCGCGCCTATGTGCTGCGCACGACGGAGAAGGCGCAGACCGTGAAAAAGGCGTTGAAGAAGACGATGGACG is from Selenomonas sputigena ATCC 35185 and encodes:
- a CDS encoding MarR family winged helix-turn-helix transcriptional regulator, whose translation is MQPSDMGTIIALIYRYSQSYFNEKLKKYGLGNGQYVFLLHLLDHEGINQETLAHMVKIDKTTAARAVARLVHAGYVSRTVSDKDRRAYVLRTTEKAQTVKKALKKTMDDWYKILVQDFSPEECRQFDRLLKQAVENAAAQEA